The genomic window CGCAATCTCGTGCTACGGGGAACTTGCCAAAATGGCCCCTGATGACCGGGAGCGAGCGCAAATTTTGGAAATCAGGGAAGACGAAGTGCGGCATTACCAGATCTTTTCCCGGATTTATATGACGCTGACAGGCAGGCAGCACGCTCCACAAATAACTGAAGCTTGTCCAAAGCAGTACAGCGCCGGTTTGGAGTGGGCGCTCAAGGATGAACAAAAAACCGTGGATTTTTATCACGAGATCGCCGACAAAGCGCATGATCCCCGGATCCGGGAACCGTTCCGCCGCGCCGCCGCAGACGAACAAAACCACGCCGTATGGTTTTTGTACTTCTTTACCAAACAGCGCATGGCCTGACCATAATTCGTTCCCCCATATTTGGACAAAATTCTGCAGACACATAATGACAACCTTTTTCGCGGCAGTTATTTATAATGGTAAAAAAAGCAAACGGGTGATGATCGATGCTTTACTTTTACCGTTTTACCGGAGGAAATGCGCTGGAGACGGAGAAGATGGTCGAACAATTGGCGGCTTTAAGAGAAAAAAGTCTGCTATTGTTCGGCATTTTCCGTTTTCCTTATCGATTTGAAGGCAAAAAGCGGCTGCAGACGGCAATTCGGCAGTATTACCGCATGCAGGAGATGTGCGACGGAATCACCTATTTTTATGCTGACGGCATGCTGGAGATGCTGGAGCCTGGCACCTCGATCATAAAAGCGAATGAAATTTTTTCCGCGATGGAGGAAGAAATCATCAACGGGCTGGAAACCATCGTGGAGATTCCCGGCGAAATGAATATTGATTTGCATGATATCGAATCCTTTATGCACGCGAAAAAGGGGCCGTTCTTTCTGCATACCATCGAAGGCACCGTGTTTGACGAGCCGCTCAAGTATTTGTTGGCCAAGCCTTATTTGCCGCATGATTTCGCCGAAGGGCAGCAAATGATCGTCAACATCGGCTATTCGAAAGATGTGAACATGGACGCCTACAGGCAGATCAACCTTCGACTGCACGATTTGTTCCACAAAGCCGACTTGTTTAAAATGGGTACATATTGCATCGACGAACCGGGGCAACGCATCAAAATCACTTTGCTGTTAAACGGCATCAGCGATCCGTATCCGCGCCCCGAAAAGCCGCGCTTGCTTTCTTTGCAGCCGTTCTCCGCCAAAAGCAAGTGGCAAACGCTGCTTCGGGCGATGCGCAATCCGCACGCCGCAAACAGAAAGGCGCAACCATGAAAAAAGCCATAAGCCGGAAATCAGCTTATGGCTGCTGTGATTTGAAATGCCGAAGATGCGGCGGGCGCACGCATCAACCTGCGTCCGGCAACGAAGCGCCGCCGGAAAACTGGCTGTAATACAGATCGGCGTAGAAACCTTTTTGCTGCAACAATTGCTCATGCGTCCCTTGCTCAATTACGCTGCCATGATTCATGACGAGAATCAAATCGGCTTCGCGGATTGTCGACAACCGGTGGGCAATGACGAAACTGGTTCGGCCCTGCATCAACCGGAGCATCGCTTCTTGAATCTGGATTTCGGTTCTGGTGTCGACGCTGCTGGTCGCTTCATCCAGGATGAGAATCGCGGGATCCGCCAGGATCGCCCGGGCGATGGTCAACAACTGCTTTTGTCCTTGCGAAATATTGGATGCCTCTTCATTCAGGATAGTATCGTACCCATCGGGAAGCGTGCGGATAAAATGGTCGGCATGCGCCGCTTTTGCCGCATCCACAATTTCCTCCTCTGTCGCGCCGATGCGCCCGTAGGCGATATTATCGCGGATTGTGCCGTTAAACAGCCACGTATCCTGCAGCACCATCCCGAAAATGGAGTGCAGTTCGCCGCGCCGCAAATCCGCGATGTTGACGCCATCAACGGTTATGTTCCCGCTTTGGACATCATAAAAACGCATCAGAAGATTGACGAGCGTCGTTTTCCCCGCTCCGGTCGGACCGACGATCGCAATGGTCTGCCCCGGTTTCACGTCGATGTTCATGTTGTCGATCAATACGGTTTCGGGGTTATAGCCGAATTTGACGTTGTTAAAGCGGACAGCGCCTTGCGGCGAAGCAATCGTTTTGGCGTCCGCACGATCGGGAGTTTCTTCCGCTTCATCAAGCAGTTCAAATACCCGCTCGGCGGAAGCAATCGTGGATTGGATGATATTGGCAATGTTCGCCGTCTGCGTTATCGGCATCGTAAATTGCTGCGAATATTGTATAAACGCCTGCACATCGCCGATGGCGATCCTTTGTTTGGCCACAAATATGCCGCCGACAATGCTGATTAATACATAACCGATATTGCCGATAAAAGACATGACCGGCCAAATAATACCGGAAATAAATTGCGCCTTCCAGCCAGATTCGTATAATTTTTCATTGATCTCTTCAAACTTCGCGATCGATTTTTTCTCTTGGCCGAACGCTTTGATGATTTTATGGCCGGTGATCATTTCTTCCACGTGCCCGTTCAATTCGCCGAGCGCCCGCTGCTGTCCGATAAAATGTTTTTGCGAGCGCGAAGCGATCATCTTGATTCCGATTAAACTTGCCGGAAGCGTCAAGATCAGGATCAGGGTCAAAATCGGGCTGATCGTCAGCATCATGACAGTGATCCCGATAAGCGTAATAACGGAAGTGATCAGCTGCGTAAGGCTTTGCTGCAACGTATTGCTGATATTGTCCACATCGTTGACCACCCGGCTCAAAATTTCACCGTGCGTTTGCGAATCAAAAAATTTGAGCGGCAGCTTCGACAGCTTTTCCTTCACGTCTTTGCGCAGTTGGTATACGGTCCGTTGCGCCACGCCCGCCATAATGTACTGCTGCAAATATCCGAATAATGCGCTGATCACATAAAGTACGGCCAACAAGGCGACAATTTGAAAAATGGATTCGAAATCGATTT from Bacilli bacterium includes these protein-coding regions:
- a CDS encoding cell division protein FtsZ, translating into MLYFYRFTGGNALETEKMVEQLAALREKSLLLFGIFRFPYRFEGKKRLQTAIRQYYRMQEMCDGITYFYADGMLEMLEPGTSIIKANEIFSAMEEEIINGLETIVEIPGEMNIDLHDIESFMHAKKGPFFLHTIEGTVFDEPLKYLLAKPYLPHDFAEGQQMIVNIGYSKDVNMDAYRQINLRLHDLFHKADLFKMGTYCIDEPGQRIKITLLLNGISDPYPRPEKPRLLSLQPFSAKSKWQTLLRAMRNPHAANRKAQP
- a CDS encoding ABC transporter ATP-binding protein, which codes for MPKGMGMGMGMPVQKAKDFKGTLKRLLGYLKPHRMQLLAVLLTAVISTVFSIVSPKIMGKATTKLFEGLMAKFRGVPGAKIDFESIFQIVALLAVLYVISALFGYLQQYIMAGVAQRTVYQLRKDVKEKLSKLPLKFFDSQTHGEILSRVVNDVDNISNTLQQSLTQLITSVITLIGITVMMLTISPILTLILILTLPASLIGIKMIASRSQKHFIGQQRALGELNGHVEEMITGHKIIKAFGQEKKSIAKFEEINEKLYESGWKAQFISGIIWPVMSFIGNIGYVLISIVGGIFVAKQRIAIGDVQAFIQYSQQFTMPITQTANIANIIQSTIASAERVFELLDEAEETPDRADAKTIASPQGAVRFNNVKFGYNPETVLIDNMNIDVKPGQTIAIVGPTGAGKTTLVNLLMRFYDVQSGNITVDGVNIADLRRGELHSIFGMVLQDTWLFNGTIRDNIAYGRIGATEEEIVDAAKAAHADHFIRTLPDGYDTILNEEASNISQGQKQLLTIARAILADPAILILDEATSSVDTRTEIQIQEAMLRLMQGRTSFVIAHRLSTIREADLILVMNHGSVIEQGTHEQLLQQKGFYADLYYSQFSGGASLPDAG
- a CDS encoding ferritin family protein codes for the protein MPNPYTYHYGMNAGADANLVQDIAKAINGQYNAISCYGELAKMAPDDRERAQILEIREDEVRHYQIFSRIYMTLTGRQHAPQITEACPKQYSAGLEWALKDEQKTVDFYHEIADKAHDPRIREPFRRAAADEQNHAVWFLYFFTKQRMA